A portion of the Oncorhynchus masou masou isolate Uvic2021 chromosome 11, UVic_Omas_1.1, whole genome shotgun sequence genome contains these proteins:
- the LOC135548302 gene encoding nipped-B-like protein isoform X4, translating into MNGDMPHVPITTLAGIASLTDLLNQLPLPSPLPATTTKSLLFNGRIAEEVNCLLACRDENLVSQLAHSLNQVSTEHIELKDNLGSDDPEGDVPVLLQTVLSRNPNIFREKNIMQQPMMPQYKMSQNSMHGSPASTNYQQTTISHSPSSRFAPPQMGSDARFTPQQNSPVPSPYAPQSPAAYMQQYPHPPSYSQHQQIQQVASPMVPGGMRNIHDNKVSGQISSNSANHNARHGSNEDYMNIVHRLGNEESDPSMRNASFPLRSPQSVCSPAGSEGTPKGLRPSLILHSPNPYASPRDSAPDLLLDSPDCKKKQKKLTKEEKEQLDKAAMYDIVSSPSKDSTKLTLKLSRVKSTEMDPSGELLPGAEDQDTDLAYNSLQFSRTQQDLAHRLAPGQGEQSGYQQVPVLQNTKQAGGVISGAVYDDAEMDALAEIERIERETLIERERCSKEVQDKDKPLKKRKQDSYPQEPGAGGTAGATQPGVGGGNAGSKLAPQEASAASNGASRPALMVSIDLQQAGRADGQPEVNIGTHTPALRSWPEERLCPGDGPDSTGVLRLNSKTEGDTLQTADVRPEVIKQRADTPKKLGPDVRPETPKHKHENRRDSSKHRHDGKPDNSKARPDARMPDKSRQRHEGRSDSGHREDRSRDSDPSRIRRPETPNKSSRGEHDSKHGRDRDRERGDKDRERKHRTEAGDPRDRRSPEQRSKPESPRVKQEGRGGVEHSGRQRTDRPGPNLKSPNKEERRSGEERRSGDGSRNRQDSKQQPAENKQEFPAYLLGGVKSGGFKNFVIPKVKRDKDGHVLAAEMRKPGLGSVVEGWKEPRVKLERLGLVEKMKTAAKPVVVLQKLSIDEVQKIIRERKDRSARSSKSSKSRPSHWISEKESTMPLCERVKMNKRKRSTIKEKPKYAEVNSDDDDDDDDSVTESPRKRHKKEREKTWEPDERRGSGRRGSGSRHRERSPEDSYDESPPPSMSDLARKMKKKEKQKKRKAYEPKLTAEELMDSSTFKRFSASVDNILESLEDIDFNAMDDDEIPQELLLGKHQLSELASESAKIKAMGITFRLSSGKLVKVLNILEKNIQDGSKLSTLMNHDADAEDEERLWRDLIMERVTKSADACLTALNIMTSARMPKAVYIEDVIERVLQYTKFHLQNTLYPQYDPVYRVDPHGGGLLSSRAKRAKSSTHKQRVIIMLYNKVCDIVSNISELLEIQLLTDTTILQVSSMGITPFFVESVSELQLCAIKLVTAVFSRYEKHRQLILEEIFTSLARLPTSKRSLRNFRLNSSDKDGEPMYIQMVTALVLQLIQCVVHLPNNRDSHDEYDKKVDQDVLITNSYETAMRAAQNFLSVFLKKCGSKQGEEDYRPLFENFVQDLLSTVNKPEWPAAELLLSLLGRLLVHQFSNKQTEMALRVASLDYLGTVAARLRKDGVTSKMDQRSIDRILRETQGNDETQQLQKALLDYMDENAETDPSLIFARKFYIAQWFRDTLTEMEKAMKSQNQRGDEDSSEGQHHAKDIETTGEIMQRAEARKKYLRNIIKTAPSQFSTLRMNSDTVDYDDSCLIVRYLASMRPFAQSFDIYLTQILRVLGESAIAVRTKAMKCLSEVVAVDPSILARLDMQRGVHGRLMDNSTSVREAAVELLGRFVLSRPQLTEQYYDMLIERILDTGISVRKRVIKILRDICLEQPTFNKITEMCVKMIRRVNDEEGIKKLVNETFQKLWFTPTPNHDKDAMTRKILNITDVVSACKDTGYDWFEQLLQNLLKTEEDAAYKPARKACVQLVDNLVEHILKYEESLTDIENKGVNSNRLVSCITTLFLFSKIRSQLMVKHAMTIQPYLTTKCNTQSDFMVICNVAKILELVIPLMEHPSETFLTTIEEDLMKLIIKYGMTVVQHCVSCLGAVVNRVTRNYKFVWACFNRYYGALTKLKTQHSEDSNNPVLAANKPALLRSLFTVGALCRHFDFDEEEFKGPTKVVIKEKVMELLLYFTKHEDEEVQTKAIIGLGFQFIQYPGLMFMQDVMSLYNGILSDRKSSVNLKIQVLKNLQTYLQEEDSRMQEADQQWKKLSKQEDLKEMGDISSGMSSSIMQLYLKQVLEAFFHTQSTVRHFALNVIALTLNQGLIHPVQCVPYLIAMGTDPEPTMRNKADQQLVEIDKKYSGFIHMKAVAGMKMSYQVQQAIWSAKGTVIRGYRQDETTSALCAHLFSMVRSNRQHRRAFLISLLNLFDDSSKIEVNMLLYMADNLACFPYQIQEEPLFIMHHIDITLSVSGSNLLQSFKESLLKEPRQREKKSKERKYQSEEENSSSSSSSEEEHHRHSISSNSSDEDNEVVHRPKKPKHRAQAPVKSDSDSDLEMEDLDKVMQRLPDNPIPLLDFANASQGILLLLVLKQHLKNLYGFSDSKIQKYSPTESAKVYEKAVNRKGHVHFSPHQTLDFLTSDLANVELTYDIKRRIVKQYLDFKLLMEHLDPDEEDEEGEASASANARNKAITSLLGGPSHQDHKNHHQDHKNHHQAPIETDDDESDGDEKTPVSSRRSRKHGDSAEASGHMNETLAARDVIALCCPKYKDRPQIARIIQKTNTGYRVQWMAGSYSGVWGEAKKRDGRKTVPWVDTIKESDIIYKKIALTSAHKLTNRVVQTLRSLYSAKEGTS; encoded by the exons ATATAATGCAGCAGCCAATGATGCCGCAGTACAAGATGTCCCAGAATTCCATGCATGGGAGTCCGGCGTCGACAAACTACCAGCAAACCACTATCTCACACAGCCCTTCTAG TCGCTTTGCCCCTCCACAGATGGGGTCGGATGCCAGGTTCACGCCCCAGCAGAACAGCCCTGTGCCCAGCCCCTATGCCCCCCAAAGCCCTGCTGCTTACATGCAGCAGTACCCTCACCCACCTAGCTACTCTCAGCACCAACAGATCCAGCAAG TTGCCAGCCCCATGGTTCCTGGCGGCATGCGGAACATCCACGACAACAAGGTCTCCGGGCAAATTTCAAGCAACTCAGCCAATCACAATGCCAGACATGGCTCCAACGAAGACTACATGAACATAGTCCACAGATTAGGGAATGAG GAGAGTGATCCTTCCATGAGAAATGCCTCCTTCCCACTCCGTTCGCCCCAGTCTGTTTGTTCGCCTGCTGGCAGCGAAGGGACCCCAAAAG GATTACGACCTAGCCTCATCCTTCACTCCCCAAACCCTTACGCTTCCCCCCGTGACAGCGCTCCCGACCTCCTCCTGGACTCTCCTGACTgcaagaagaagcagaagaagctaactaaagaggagaaggagcagTTGGATAAAGCTGCTATGTACGATATTGTCAGCTCTCCCTCTAAAGACTCTACCAAGCTGACCCTTAAACTGTCCCGGGTGAAGTCCACTGAGATGGACCCGTCCGGAGAGCTCCTACCTGGGGCAGAGGACCAGGACACTGACCTGGCCTACAACAGCCTGCAGTTCTCCCGGACGCAGCAGGACCTTGCCCACAGGTTAGCCCCGGGCCAGGGGGAGCAGTCAGGCTACCAGCAGGTCCCTGTGCTCCAGAACACTAAGCAGGCTGGAGGGGTGATCAGTGGAGCTGTTTACGACGATGCTGAGATGGACGCGCTCGCTGAGATCGAGAGGATAGAACGGGAGACGCTCATAGAAAGGGAGCGTTGCTCCAAAGAGGTTCAGGATAAAG ACAAGCCACTGAAGAAGCGGAAGCAGGACTCGTATCCCCAAGAGCCTGGTGCTGGAGGTACAGCGGGGGCAACCCAACCTGGCGTGGGAGGGGGAAATGCTGGCAGCAAGCTGGCACCCCAGGAGGCTAGTGCTGCCAGTAATGGTGCGAGCCGGCCTGCCCTAATGGTCAGCATCGACCTGCAGCAAGCAGGTAGAGCTGACGGGCAGCCAGAGGTAAATATAGGCACCCACACCCCTGCCCTGAGGAGCTGGCCTGAGGAACGCCTGTGTCCTGGGGACGGCCCCGACTCCACTGGAGTCCTGCGGCTAAACTCCAAGACAGAAGGAGACACACTACAGACTGCAGACGTCCGGCCAGAGGTCATCAAGCAGCGTGCCGACACCCCCAAGAAGCTGGGCCCCGACGTCCGACCGGAGACCCCCAAACACAAGCACGAAAACAGACGAGACTCGTCCAAACATCGACACGATGGCAAACCTGACAATAGCAAGGCCCGCCCTGACGCCAGGATGCCTGACAAGTCACGGCAACGGCACGAGGGTCGCTCAGACTCTGGTCACAGGGAGGACAGGTCCCGGGACAGTGACCCATCCCGCATCCGCAGGCCAGAGACCCCCAACAAGTCCAGCAGGGGGGAACATGACTCCAAACATGgacgggacagagacagggagcggGGGGATaaggacagggagaggaaacaCAGGACAGAGGCAGGGGATCCACGGGACCGACGATCTCCAGAGCAGCGCTCCAAGCCAGAGAGCCCGCGGGTTAAGCAGGAAGGGCGAGGGGGGGTGGAACACAGTGGGCGCCAGAGGACTGACCGACCAGGCCCCAACCTCAAATCCCCcaataaagaggagaggaggagcggggaggagaggaggagtggggacgGCAGCAGGAACCGACAGGACTCTAAGCAACAACCTGCTGAAAACAAGCAGGAGTTCCCTGCTTACCTGCTGGGGGGTGTGAAGTCTGGAGGCTTTAAGAACTTTGTGATTCCCAAAGTGAAGCGGGATAAGGATGGGCATGTGTTGGCAGCTGAGATGAGGAAGCCTGGTCTGGGTTCAGTAGTGGAGGGCTGGAAGGAGCCCCGGGTCAAGCTGGAGCGACTGGGGCTGGTAGAGAAGATGAAGACAGCAGCCAAACCGGTTGTGGTGCTGCAGAAACTCAGCATCGACGAGGTGCAGAAAATCATCAGGGAGAGGAAAGATAGAAGCGCACGCAGCTCCAAGTCCTCCAAGAGCAGACCCTCTCATTGGATTTCTGAGAAAG AGTCCACCATGCCACTGTGTGAGAGGGTGAAGATGAACAAACGCAAGCGCAGTACCATCAAGGAGAAGCCCAAGTACGCCGAGGTCAACTccgatgatgacgatgatgacgaCGACTCTGTGACTGAGT CTCCGCGGAAGCGTCACAAGAAGGAGCGGGAAAAGACATGGGAGCCTGATGAGAGGCGAGGCTCAGGGCGCAGGGGTTCCGGCAGCCGCCACCGTGAACGCAGCCCAGAGGATTCATACGATGAGTCCCCACCGCCCAGCATGAGTGACC TTGCCAGAAAGATGAAGAAGAAGGAGAAACAGAAGAAAAGAAAGGCATATGAGCCCAAGCTGACAGCAGAAG AACTGATGGACTCCTCCACGTTCAAGAGGTTCTCAGCCAGTGTGGACAACATTCTGGAGAGTTTGGAGGACATTGACTTCAATGCCATGG ATGATGATGAGATCCCACAGGAGCTTCTGCTGGGGAAACACCAGCTGAGTGAACTGGCCAGTGAATCTGCTAAGATCAAGGCCATGGGCATCACCTTCAGG CTTTCATCTGGTAAGTTGGTGAAGGTCCTGAACATCCTGGAGAAAAACATTCAGGACGGGTCCAAACTCTCCACACTGATGAACCAT gACGCAGACGCAGAAGACGAGGAGCGACTGTGGCGTGACCTCATCATGGAGCGAGTGACAAAGTCAGCTGACGCCTGTCTGACTGCCCTCAACATCATGACATCGGCCCGCATGCCCAAGGCGGTGTACATCGAGGACGTGATTGAGAGAGTGCTGCAGTACACCAAGTTTCACCTGCAAAACACCCTCTACCCTCAGTATGACCCTGTCTACAGAGTGGACCCTCACGGAG gTGGCTTGCTGAGCTCCAGGGCTAAGAGAGCTAAAAGCTCCACACACAAGCAGAGGGTGATCATCATGCTCTACAACAAGGTGTGTGACATCGTCAGCAACATCTCTGAGCTCCTGGAGATACAGCTGTTGACTGACACCACCATCCTGCAG gTCTCCTCCATGGGCATCACTCCATTCTTTGTAGAGAGTGTCAGTGAGCTACAGCTGTGTGCCATCAAACTAGTGACTGCG GTGTTCTCTCGCTATGAAAAACACAGGCAGCTCATCCTGGAAGAGATCTTCACCTCTCTGGCCAGACTACCCACCAGCAAACGCAGCCTCAGGAACTTCAG GCTGAACAGCAGTGATAAGGATGGGGAGCCCATGTACATCCAGATGGTCACAGCTCTGGTGCTTCAGCTTATCCAATGTGTGGTGCACCTCCCGAACAACAGGGACAGTCACGACGAGTATGATAAGAAG GTGGACCAAGATGTCCTGATCACAAACTCTTATGAGACGGCAATGCGAGCAGCTCAGAACTTCCTGTCCGTCTTCCTAAAGAA gtGTGGCAgtaagcagggagaggaggactatCGCCCACTGTTTGAAAACTTTGTCCAGGACCTGCTGTCTACGGTGAACAAACCAGAGTGGCCAGCTGCTGAGCTTCTCCTCAGTCTGCTGGGTCGTCTACTG GTGCATCAGTTTAGCAATAAGCAGACAGAGATGGCTCTGAGGGTGGCATCGCTAGACTACCTGGGCACTGTCGCTGCCCGCCTGCGCAAAGACGGCGTCACCAGCAAGATGGACCAGCGCTCCATCGACCGCATCCTCAGAGAG ACTCAAGGCAATGATGAGACCCAGCAGCTGCAGAAGGCCCTGTTGGACTACATGGATGAGAACGCAGAGACGGATCCATCTCTAATT TTTGCCAGGAAGTTCTACATTGCCCAGTGGTTCAGGGACACTTTGACAGAGATGGAGAAGGCCATGAAGTCTCAGAACCAGCGAGGGGACGAGGACTCTTCTGAAGGCCAGCACCACGCCAAGGACATCGAGACCACCGGAGAGATCATGCAGAGAGCCGAGGCACGCAAGAAGTACCTCCGCAACATTATCAAGACCGCGCCCTCGCAGTTCAGCACACTGAG GATGAACTCTGACACTGTGGACTATGATGACTCTTGCCTGATTGTCAGATATTTGGCCTCTATGAGGCCATTCGCTCAGAGCTTCGATATTTATTTAACACAG ATTCTGAGAGTGCTGGGGGAGAGTGCCATAGCTGTCAGAACTAAAGCCATGAAGTGTTTGTCTGAGGTGGTGGCTGTAGACCCCAGTATTCTGGCCAGG TTGGACATGCAGCGCGGGGTCCATGGTCGTCTGATGGACAACTCCACCAGTGTACGAGAGGCTGCTGTGGAGCTGCTGGGGCGTTTTGTGCTGAGCAGACCCCAGCTCACAGAGCAGTACTACGACATGCTGATCGAGAGGATACTG GATACGGGTATCAGTGTGAGGAAGAGGGTGATTAAGATCCTTCGAGACATCTGTCTGGAGCAACCCACCTTCAACAAGATCACTGAGATGTGTGTCAAGATGATCCGCAGGGTCAATGACGAGGAGGGCATCAAG AAACTTGTGAACGAGACCTTCCAGAAACTCTGGTTCACCCCTACACCCAATCACGATAAAGACGCCATGACCCGCAAGATCCTCAACATCACAGATGTG GTGTCTGCATGCAAAGATACAGGCTATGACTGGTTTGAGCAGCTGCTTCAAAAT CTGCTGAAGACAGAGGAAGATGCCGCCTATAAGCCAGCCAGAAAGGCCTGCGTTCAGCTGGTGGACAATCTAGTGGAACACATCCTAAAATATGAAGAGTCTCTCACTG aCATTGAGAACAAGGGGGTGAATTCTAACCGTCTGGTGTCCTGCATCACCACCCTCTTTCTGTTCAGTAAAATTCGATCCCAGCTGATGGTCAAACATGCCATGACCATCCAGCCTTATCTCACCACCAAGTGCAAC ACCCAGAGTGACTTTATGGTGATCTGTAATGTGGCCAAGATCCTTGAGCTGGTGATCCCTCTGATGGAGCACCCCTCTGAGACCTTCCTCACCACCATAGAGGAAGACCTGATGAAGCTCATCATCAAATACGGCATGACG GTTGTACAACACTGTGTGAGCTGTCTTGGAGCTGTGGTGAACAGGGTCACTCGCAACTACAAGTTTGTGTGGGCTTGTTTCAACCGTTACTATGGTGCCCTGACCAAGCTGAAGACCCAGCACTCTGAGGACTCCAACAACCCTGTTCTGGCTGCTAACAAACCGGCCTTGCTGCGCTCGCTGTTCACTGTGGGGGCACTCTGTCGCCACTTTGACTTTGACGAGGAGGAATTCAAAGGCCCCACAAAG GTTGTGATAAAGGAAAAAGTGATGGAGCTTTTGCTGTACTTCACTAAGCATGAAGATGAGGAAGTTCAGACCAAGGCCATCATTGGTCTAG GCTTCCAGTTCATCCAGTACCCAGGGCTGATGTTCATGCAGGATGTTATGAGTCTGTACAATGGCATCCTATCGGACAGGAAGAGCTCTGTCAACCTAAAGATCCAGGTGCTGAAGAACCTGCAGACATACCTGCAGGAGGAAGACTCGCGCATGCAGGAGGCCGACCAACAGT GGAAGAAGCTGTCGAAGCAGGAGGACCTGAAGGAGATGGGTGATATCTCGTCAGGTATGAGCAGCTCCATCATGCAGCTGTACCTGAAGCAGGTGCTGGAGGCCTTCTTCCACACACAGTCCACCGTACGACATTTTGCCCTCAACGTCATTGCCCTGACACTCAACCAGGGCCTCATCCATCCTGTACAG TGTGTGCCCTACCTGATTGCCATGGGAACGGACCCAGAGCCCACCATGAGGAATAAGGCAGACCAGCAGCTGGTGGAGATTGATAAGAAATACAGCGGCTTCATCcat atGAAGGCCGTGGCGGGGATGAAGATGTCTTACCAGGTGCAGCAGGCTATCTGGTCAGCTAAGGGTACGGTGATCCGGGGTTACCGGCAGGACGAGACCACCTCCGCCCTCTGCGCCCACCTCTTCTCCATGGTCCGATCCAACCGGCAGCACCGACGAGCCTTCCTCATCTCACTGCTCAACTTGTTTGATGACAGCTCG AAGATTGAGGTCAACATGCTTCTGTACATGGCAGACAACCTAGCCTGTTTCCCCTACCAGATCCAGGAGGAGCCTCTCTTCATCATGCACCACATTGACATCACCCTGTCTGTGTCCGGCAGCAACCTGCTGCAGTCCTTCAAGGAG TCCCTTCTCAAAGAGCCAAGgcagcgggagaagaagtcgaaAGAGAGGAAGTACCAGTCAGAGGAGGAGAACTCGTCATCATCGTCGTCATCGGAGGAGGAACATCACCGTCACAGCATCAGCTCCAACAGTAGTGACGAGGACAACGAGGTGGTCCACAGGCCCAAGAAGCCCAAACACCGGGCCCAGGCCCCTGTGAAGTCAGACTCTGACTCTGACCTGGAAATGGAGGACTTGGACAAGGTGATGCAGCGTCTGCCTGACAACCCGATCCCCCTGTTGGACTTTGCCAACGCCTCACAGGgaatactactactattggttCTAAAGCAGCATCTCAAGAACCTCTATGGCTTCTCGGACAG TAAAATCCAAAAGTACTCTCCAACGGAATCGGCCAAGGTATACGAGAAGGCGGTGAACAGGAAGGGTCACGTGCACTTCAGCCCTCACCAGACACTGGActtcctgacctctgacctggccAACGTAGAACTCACCTACGACATCAAGAGGAGGATCGTCAAACAGTACCTAGAT TTCAAGTTACTGATGGAGCATTTGGACCCTGATGAAGAGGATGAGGAAGGTGAGGCGTCAGCCAGCGCTAACGCCAGAAACAAAGCCATCACTTCATTGCTGGGAGGGCCCAGCCACCAGGACCACAAGAACCACCACCAGGACCACAAGAACCACCACCAGGCTCCTATAGAGACGGACGACGACGAGAGCGACGGAGATGAGAAAACCCCAGTG tcatCACGGCGGTCGAGGAAGCACGGCGACTCTGCAGAGGCATCAGGTCACATGAATGAGACGTTGGCCGCCAGGGACGTCATCGCCCTCTGCTGCCCCAAGTACAAGGACCGGCCTCAGATCGCCCGCATCATCCAGAAGACCAACACGGGCTACAGAGTGCAATGGATGGCTGGCTCCTACTCTGGAGTCTGGGGCGAGGCTAAGAAACGGGACGGACGCAAAACGGTGCCTTGGGTGGACACTATCAAGGAGTCTGACATTATTTACAAGAAAATCGCCTTGACGAGTGCACACAAGCTGACGAACAGAGTGGTGCAGACTTTACGGTCACTGTACTCAGCGAAGGAGGGAACTTCCTAA